The genomic region ttacaagagctctagaattcaattctagacacaccaaagtgatcaaatcctctccaaactccacacaacgccctagtgattagtgagagagatttgcttgtgttctttcgagctcttgcgcttggattgctttctttcttctttgattcttcattgcgaccaaactcacttgtaattgaggcaagagacaccaatcttgtggtggtccttgtgggaactttgtgttccaaacatttgagaagagaaagctcactcggtccgcgggatcgtttgagagagggtaagggttgaaagagacctggcctttgtggcctcctcaacggggagtaggtttgcaagaaccgaacctcggtaaaacaaattcgcgtgtcactcttcattcgtttgcgatttgttttgcgccctctctctctcggactcattattatttctaacgctaacccggcttgtagttgtgattaatttcgtgaatttcagtttcgccctattcacccccctctaggcgactttcagtattaTTTATAGTATATTACCTCCGCACTACAAATCGTAGTGCTAAcctctaagggctagtttgaaaaTCCCGTTTTCCAAGATATTTACATTTTCCCAAGGAAAATTGTTCATTTTCTaatgggaaaatagaaatccttTGGTAAGATGAGATTCTCAAACTAGCTCTAAGTAGAGATGGTCAAACGAGCCGCCCGGGCCGGCTCCGACCCGGTGAAGCCCGACCCGTTTTAGGCCGGCCCGCCAGGCACGGTTGAAAACCGGGCCGGGCTGTCTAAGCCCGCAGGCTCAATTTTCTGTCCGAACctggcccgcagcgggcctaaacgggctgGGCCGGATCGTTTAGCATGAAAAAAGCGGACCGAAAAGCGGGCTAAACGagccggtaagcacgttttagtgtaaaaaaagcgAACTTAACAGGCTTAGAGGCAAACGGGCCGTACCGGGCTAGCCCGCCGTACATAGTTTCTTGTCCGAGCCCGACCCGTTTATTCGTGTCGAGCTCAGACCGGACCTaaaaagcgggcttcgtgccgggctcacagGCCTTATGTTTATTGGCCATCTATAGCTTTAAATCTAAAATAATAATCCTATTAAAAATATGAGCATAAATCTCTTAAAAAGGCTAAAATAAAAAAACATTCGCTCGTATAGCCTGTAGAACTGCACGACGATACCAGTACACACTCTACTCTAAGGCCCTGTTTGAAATTATAGTGTTTTTGCAGTTTTGAAACAATACTATGGTATTTGATGATACTACAGTATTGAAGATCAAAAGGTGTTTGGTTTGTATAGTCAAAACTCAGTTTTAAATACCATGGTTTACCCAAAACTttggtatttttggagttttcgaaactccactcgagaacttagttttcttctcttctctctacatatAATTTGTTTTTCCAATAGAACCAAACAGATCTCGGTTTTGAGTAATACTATAGTTTTACTAGGATAAAACAATACCGTAATATTTATGTAATATACAATTGTAAACTATGATATCTCAAAATTACAGTATTTCAAAACTGTATTCCCAAAGAAACCCTAAGTCACGTGCTGACGTGACAGGCTGCCTGCGGGCCCTCCGTACACTGGCCCAGAGATTCTGCTCTCTGATCGCAGGTACGTACTGCTCTGCTAGTACTACGACGACCTCAATACCTCGTCGGAATGACATCACCGCCGGACGTCCGCCTCGGCAGCCGTGCCACTGCACCGGGCTGTATAAATAGTTAAAATACTATTACGGACTATTATAgattatattattattaattgTAGAATCGAGAGTTTAAAATATACAACGAAGATAGAAACACTGATAGTCCGGGCCAAAACATAATTCAACCAGACTGATACGAGCAGGAGTATTTTTTTTTCCCGGCGATGCCGTACTGTCTCgcttcaaaaaaaaaaaaagttAACCGTTCCAGGGCAGGCAGTCATCTGTTGCTCTTGCGCCGCGGCGACGGCGAGGGAGACTTggggcatgtttggtttgtggctaaatatGCCACTCTTTGCATAAAGTTAGTcattcgaattgaataactaaccttaaacagaaaagttaggcaaagtgtggcaattgaggtaacgaaccaaacatgcccttggTCCGTTGAACTACAAAATCTGTGTttattaatttatatttgatagatctaaatcGTATGACTAATTTGTACAGCTAGCTGCTTTAGGTGAATCCGGAGACGATAAAAACTATCGCCGTCGGCAAGCAAGCATCACGTAGTACTGCGAGTCGGCTACCAGTACTCCGCATGATAAGCCTGCTGGTTCAGTGATGAGTGTCCCTGCGTGTGTCGTGGCGGTGCTAGTGCTAGTGCTACCGAACGGAGGAGGAGAGCCATCGCTTTCGCGTCCGGTGAGGGTGATGGATGGATGGACACAGGCAGCCATTATAGCTGATCACGCGTACTAGTAGGCTTTCCCAGCAATGTTCATGTACCACGAGGCATTTATGGGCATGCAGTAACTCGAGGGGTTCCCGTACCTCTGCGCTGCAGTTGCTTAACTACCTCTTCTTATCTATAGTTCCCAGTTCTTCCAGCAGCGTGGTCCATCGCACTGTGCTGCCGCCGCACGCAGAGAGAGCTCATTGTGCAGATAAGGGGGCTAGGCTACCCAGCAGCACCCACGAAGCCAGTCGATCGGCGTCGTGGCCTCCCAGAAAGAAAACGCGTTTGCCGGATCGGATCTTGGCCGGACGCGGCCGCGGCGGCCAGCCAGCCAGCCATCCGCAAAAGCCGCCGCGTCCGGGGTGGGCGCCGCCGGCCCTCGGCCGCTCGCGGCGATCGCCTCGCCTCGCCGCCTCGACTCTTTTGAGGTGCGAATGATTGCGGGTTCGTCCTCATCCTGCCGCGTGTGTTTTTGGGCCCTGTTCCTGGCCCAGGCCGGTGGCCTCTCTCGCCGGCCTTGTTGCCTTGCGCTCGGACGGTTCTAGGCAGCTATAGGCAGAATCTTCTCCTCCCACGTTTCCCCCGCCGCTGCGCCCAGTTGCGTCGTGAGAAAACCCATCGACAACACGCTTCGCGCCGCCGTCATCGCTCTGCCcgcctgctactgctactactacagtGGGTTTCCTCTGCTCGTCTTGGTCGGTGGTGGTTGGCTGCTCGTGAAAACGGCTTCCTCTTCACCGCCCTTTTCCTTCCTTGCTTCCATTTTCCCTAGTTCCCTCCCTCCCCTCCCGGCCGGCCTCCCCTGAGCACTGGCCACTCTGATCGAGTCTGTAGGCTGTGGTTCCCTGCTGCCACTACTGTACTACCCACTCGTTCTTCTCCCTTGGCGGCTACGCTTCTGCATTCAACTCTGCCGGCCTCTGTGAGACCTCTTTCCTTCGCTCCCATGTTTCTTGGCTACAGCCTACAGGCCTCTGTAAAAGATTCTGCCCTTTCTCTTCCGCTGAAGCTTCTTCCCCTGCCTTGTTCGTTCAAGTTTCCTGTCCTGCTGCGCTAGCGCTACTACAGGTTTCAAAATATTTTGTTTCGTCGACCAACCACCTTTTGCTCGTCTGCATCTGCGCAGTGTAGCTTTCAAAGAAATCCCGGGTTGATCTCCGCGAGTTCCCccactccccccccccccccccccccccccccccccccccgctgtaGGAGTACTTGTGTTTCTGTAGGCTCGTTGCTTCCCAACCACTTCCTTTCCGGGTTTCCCGCGTCCATCCAACGCCCTCGCTTCGCCTTTTCACGCATTCCCCCGCTGCTGCAGCTACCAGCACCAAGCCACGCCGGCCGCCATGGGGCGCGCGATGAGGTGGCTCAAGAAGGTGCTCACCGGCAGCAGCAAGAAGGAAGCGTCGGACGGGGTTCGCAAGGCGCGCGATGCCGCGTGCGCCGGCGCCGGCGGTGGCGGTGACCACGGGCTGGGCCCGCCGGCATCGGAGAAGAGGCGGTGGAGCTTCGCCAAGCCGAGGAGCAGCGTGTCTGGCTCCGCCCGGAGGCCCTCCGTCGCCGCCGGGGAGCTGTCGCAGGTGCGCCCGTGCAGCTGCGGCCTTGAGCGCGAGGTGGAGGCCGCCGCCGTCATCCAGAAGGCCTTCAGAGGCTACTTGGTGAGTTCATCCGTCGTAGTATTGCCCCTACAAGAAAtgcattctttctttctttccGTTCATGATTCGTTGCAGgctttttttgtttgtttgtttgtttcacTCACAAAAACGAAATCGAAATGGTTCTGCTACGTATGGAGGAGCACTGCTCAGCCGAAGATTTTAGGTGGTTTTGGCCATTCCTTTGCTCTCTGTCGGTCCAGTTTTCCAGTTCCAAGATAATGAACGGATTACGGGTGAAACAGATGCGCATGAATTTCGCAGATTCTTTTTGCATTCGCATTGGGCAAGACACATTTGACTTGTCTAGCCGCTGCAAACCCATACGGAGTAGCTGCTTGCTGGTGTTTCTTTCCGTCGAGCCGTTTAGCCACTGCTCGTTTGTTTAATCAATCCCTTCCTTTTTGTTAATTGGTAGAGTGCTTCGTGAACCGCGCAGCGTGACGCACCTAGTCGTCACCCCCAGCTGTTTGATGCGCAATTCTTTTCGGTTTCCCATGCGAGACCTGCGGCGCTCCGACGTGATGTGACTGTTAAAATTTTGAATTTGTTTCGCAACGCAAGGCTCGGAAGGCGCTccgcgccctcaagtcgctcgtgaAGCTGCAAGCCCTGGTGCGAGGCTACCTCGTGAGGAAGCAGACGGCCATGACGCTGCGCAGGCTGCAGGCCCTCATGCGGCTCCAGGCCAACACGGCGGCGTCCCGGAGATCCACTGAACAAGTGAGGACATTGATGAGCACTAAACCAATCACGTTTTAGATTTTAATTTTTCTTCACTTCTGCATTTTGCACGCACAGGAGCGTATCGTTGCGCGGGTGAGGCCACTGGCCGTGCCTGCTGCTGCGGTGCACCGCCGGCGGCTGTCCGACGGCGGGGACGCcgctggcggcttcgaccgcagcCCGAGGATCGTGGAGATGGACACGTGCGAGCTCCGCTGCCGGTCGTCCCGGATCACGAGCCGGTCCGCCGGCGGCGACCCGGCGGGCGACTCACCGCTCCTCCTGCGCTGCCACGAGCCGGCGTGGTGTCTCCAGGGGCGAGAGCTCGAgcccccgcctccgcctccgcctccgcaccCCAAGACGACGCACAACACGCCCCGCCTCGGCGCGTTCGCGGGCTACCTCGGCTCGCCGGCGAAGCGCGCGGCCGCGTGCCGGGACTCCGGGAGCTGCCCGCGGTACATGGCGGGCACGGCGTCGTCCGTGGCGCGCGCCCGGTGGCAGAGCGCGCCCAGGCAGCGGCGcggcgagcagcagcagcaggcgcccGCGGGGGATGCAGACGGGGCGAGGCCCAGCCCCAGCGTCGGCCGCGGCGGGTCGAGGATGCACGCGCGGCCGCAGGAGCTGCAGGCGCCGGACAGCTTCAGCCTCAAGAGCTCGGAGGCCAGCCGCGTGGAGGTGGAGGGCTCGGAGCTGAGCGACGAGGTCACCAGGGACTACTACCTGGACCGGCTCTGGTGATTCCGCCTGGTGTAGAAGAGGAGGAGGCTTAACATTTCGGTACATAGTGAAATGTCATGACTAAGCTACGACTAATCTCAACTACCTTGGAGGTCGAGTATCAGAGTAGGTATGGTATCATAGAGAAGGAAATAAATGGTGTTCTACTGCTACCTGTGACCATTTgaaaaagaaaatggaaaagaaaacaactGCCTCACCTAGTAGTGCAGCTGCAAGCTGGTTCTGAGTTCTGACACCGTATAGAATGCAGCTTCGACGCCGATACGTAGAACCAGATGTCGACGTCACCTGTGGCTAGTCCTACGTGGAATCCGATCCGACAGTGCTGGTGTAAATGGCATGGAGATCAGAAAATGAAGGCTTGGAGGTTAAAGACAAGCAAATGTTGTCTGGTACAGACAGAGCCGTCCTTCTCCCAACTTCATTGCACCATGTTGCCGTGCTCTGAGCCTCTGGGTGAAGTATTACTACCACTACTTATACTGGGAGTGGGTACTAGAGAGCTTGGCCTGCGCGCGCGGGTGCAGCTTTGTGTTTGTGTAACGGGCGCATGTTGAGCGTTGGCATGACATTGGCTTGCTGTGGCTGGCGAGAGCTCAATGCCTCTCTTCGCACGTCTGGATTTGGCAAGTTCCCTACCCTAGTGCTACCGTAGTTATAGCTAGTTTAAGAGCCACAAAATTGAAGGGAATTGGAGGAGTTAAAATCTTCTCCTTGTTTAATTTTAAATAAGTAGGAGATTTTGGTCTTTCCAATCCTCTTCGGTTTTGGAGTCCCAAACTAACGCTTAGAGTACCTGGACCAACGCTGGAGATGGGACCCGAACGTTACTCAGATTTGGTGcaagcaaagcaaagcaaagcaaagcTGCATGGTTCCAGCCAACGCTGGACACCCGAAACGACAGTATCATATTACCAAGCCATTTCGGGTAAAGCACTGCACTGCATGCGAAGTTTATCTCTTGCCTCGCTATTCGCCAAGCTGTCGCCCGCCCGTGCCTTCGTCCGTCGTCGCAGGCACATGCATGACCTGCAGCTGTCGATTTCGTTTGAGCCGACGGCGTGACTCGGAGGCGTCCGGAGTTGAGATTTGTTTGCGTATGCCTGCATCGGCATCTGCATGCTAATCTTCTGGATCGGATCCTGCAGCGCCCTCGGCAGCCCGACGTGGCCCGATCTACCTGCGCCTATGCAGGCGTACGCGCCGGGGGTAAGGGGAAGCTTTGCCGCGCTGTAAAGCGTGTACGCAACCTCTTCACGACTGCCAGTGTGGGTGAAATACAGGGACATAAATTGGATGCAGCGGCCTGCAAACTCATGCTGGTGCAATCTGTTTATGCTA from Zea mays cultivar B73 chromosome 6, Zm-B73-REFERENCE-NAM-5.0, whole genome shotgun sequence harbors:
- the LOC100285896 gene encoding IQ calmodulin-binding motif family protein isoform X1, whose product is MGRAMRWLKKVLTGSSKKEASDGVRKARDAACAGAGGGGDHGLGPPASEKRRWSFAKPRSSVSGSARRPSVAAGELSQVRPCSCGLEREVEAAAVIQKAFRGYLARKALRALKSLVKLQALVRGYLVRKQTAMTLRRLQALMRLQANTAASRRSTEQERIVARVRPLAVPAAAVHRRRLSDGGDAAGGFDRSPRIVEMDTCELRCRSSRITSRSAGGDPAGDSPLLLRCHEPAWCLQGRELEPPPPPPPPHPKTTHNTPRLGAFAGYLGSPAKRAAACRDSGSCPRYMAGTASSVARARWQSAPRQRRGEQQQQAPAGDADGARPSPSVGRGGSRMHARPQELQAPDSFSLKSSEASRVEVEGSELSDEVTRDYYLDRLW